The DNA sequence AAAGAATAATTTGGGCCCATTGCTAGCTATAGAAAAACATGAACTACATTTTATCGTCACCAAATAGCCATTATAAAACTCATTTTGCAGCCTCAATTGTTTTGAACTCTGATTGaaacaaaatattcagaaaattattcagatttttaaaaagctgcattCATTGATAGCCTGAGAAATGTACACATAATATGTTTAggcagattattattattttgatgtaatgatgtattttaaaaggacaaaaataagaaacttaacactgtaaaggtttttgttttgtttttggattattcagaaattatttctacaaatttTTTGGAAGAAGGAGCTTATAGATATAGTCAAGTTAATAGTATACTAATGTCCCTTGAGTTCTTCCTTATGAGGTAAAAGGATTACACGATTATGGCTGAAATTCTTTAACTGCTCAACAATTTTGTGGTGTTTCATCAAAAGAGGAggtttttcctatatattaattTAGCCCCAatgatcaacattgttaaaattcagCTGTGGTGAAAGAAAGATCATTCTGACCACTTCAGGAACCAGCTGGTATAAGAAATTTTGATCAccgtatttttttttaaatgtgatcttTTCACCATCTTCCTTAGGTCACAAAAAAAGTGCTCTATTTTCTCCACACTgtctatacacatatatttagaaaaatacacaaaaagacaAGAAGAGGCAAGTAGAGGTGTGGCTGGCATTTAGTGGGTGCACTGAATGCTTTTTAAAGGAATCCCACATACCGATTTTGAAAGCACATAATGTCATACTTACACAGCTGCAGTGAACCCAGATGTGACAAAATCATTCACACACTGGTTCCTGCTCCCCAAATGCTCCATACTGTGGATGTGAATGAAAAAACTGTGATAAAAGCCTCATCTTAAACGCAACACTttattaaatagaatatattacagatttttacattaaatagGTAAAAACAATTACACTCTCATTGACAAGGGTCCAGGTGCTGGGGTCAAACATCTGAGTCTGTCTGTGAGGCTGGCACTGGGGGAGTGGGCAGCAAAGTCTTTAAACATGTCGTCTTCTTTTAACAGGGGCTGGAAAACAAGGACATGGGGAGTCACACACTGAAAGCCCGGAGCTCAGAACTGTGCATTCCTCAAAATGCGTGCAGTCCTTTGGGGTTATtctgaaagacatttttaaaataatattttcaattcattttaccGACTTACTGTCAGATTGTCGATGCCTTCAGAGAACGCATCCATTTGTCTCACTGTCCCTTCTGAATTTTCCATCTGCAAACAAACCACAACATGACATActcattttcataatttcaagGAATGTGCAGCAAGATGAACAAAACTCTAAGAAGAAATAATGCAAATGGTATTGAATGGGGTAGGAGCAACGGGACACTTTTCATGATCATCTCCTCTCAGCGCTATTAGAagtgaaaaattagaagcaacatTTGACTGACACATCTAGTCTAATGACTTTGGTAACAGTGCCAAAAGGAGTTCTGGTTAAGAGAGCTATATGCAGTCTCGTGAGTTTAATATAAAAGGTTAGGATGACCTGTCCATTTCTGACTTGTTTTAATACATAGATTTCCCTAATACTGAGAGGGTAGAAGACAGCTAAAtaacacaggctttggagctgGCCTGACAGGTtggagaccctgggcaagtcatgcACACTCTCCACGCCTCagatttcttatctttaaaatgaggataacaacacTCTCTATGTCTTAAGATTTCCATGAACATTACTATCTAGTAAGTGCTTAGGATAGTACCTGGAATGTAGTAAGTGATCTGAAAGTACTTACTATtactttattatctttatttttagttatctgaGGAGATAATCCCTGATTAGCAGGCGCAGTGTACAAAGTTTCCACTTAGTGTTTGAGTGCTGGAAGCACATTCAAAGAGATATATAGGATTATATTTACCGGCTCTAACCAGTCCAAATCACCTTTGTCACACAGGTGCATGTCCAAACCAGTTCCAGAGGCTTTCTTAGATGCACTTCCTGATGCCTGTCTCAATTCCACTGCACAAACATATTCTTTACCATCGTCTTGtttcagtggcacaatcatagctcactgcagcctcaaactcctgggctcaagtgatcctcctacctcagtctcctgagtagctgggactagaggcaagGACTGCCACAAcctaacttttccattttttgtagagacagagtctggctatgttgctcaggctggtcttgaactcctggcctcaagtgatcctctcgcctttgcctcccaaagtgctgggattacaggtatgagccaccatgcccaaccatTCTTAATACATAAAACATTATGTAGTCTTGATAAATCTAAGAATTCTggtagaatttatttctttaagtgcTTTCATAGTCTCCATGAATTACTAATGCTTGTTGAGTAGTTATTGTCTGCCAGACACTTAACACATACtaagtcatttaatcttcacaatcccCTTTTCGAGTAGGTACTAATTACtatgatgagaaaactaaggcacagagcacGGAAGTCATTGCTCAAGGTCATTCAACTGGTAGAAAGTCGTAAGGCCAGAAATCAAATCCTAGTTGTCTCATTTTAGAGCCTACTCTTAACCACCATGCCATCCCATCTTTCCAAAGCTATGCTAAAGAGTACTTATAATTATTGTCTGTGTAGAATTTAAGTCCAAGAACTGTTCTGATACAGATGTTGTTGACGCTTTAGCTCTGGCTCCTCAACTAGTTCCCATAGCCCTCACCTTCTGTATAGTTGTTCACCAACCATTGACAAATTGCACCACTCTAGAGATGATGGAACCGTCCAGTAGGCCCAGCATAACCAATGACTTTGATTAACCCACTGACAGTACTACTACAGGAGCTCATGAGGCTTTGAGGAGTAGTACAGATACAAAAGTCCATTAGTTTGGCTGTTCTTACTTGCTAGACTGTCCCAAATCTCAAGGCCAATCCAATGGGGGCCCTGCAGTTGCCCCTGTCCCTCTTCTTTTGAATTCACACTCAGACATGCTATCTGCATTCAATGTTGTTGACAACTAACTTCTCCAACATGTGAAGAAGACACAACACACATTGCCTTATTAATACCTAGGGAGGCCTTAGACTTGCTAATCAGAACATTTTTAGCTGGCACATATATTGCAGCCTATCCTCTTTGTATGTCATTAACTTACACATACAAGTTTAAACTTTAACTGAGACCCATGAGTTAATGAATCCCAAATCACAACCTTGCTTCCATAAGAAGAATATAAAAGTCTTACAATTCCATACCCATTTTTAGCCAGTTTTCCAATTATCGCTACATTTGAGCCACATGTAAGACAAGGCCCAGTTGACTTGCTCACTCTTTTACTTACCTTCGAAAGAGTTTCATGATACCTCTGAATTTCTTTTTGGAATCCTGAGATGGTGGAGATCCCAAAGAGGTACTGTTCCCCCGTGAAGCTTTCTGCTTAGAGAATGCAGCCAGATCCAGGTGCTCTGCTGTCTCCATTTCTGTGTCAGCTATGCCAAGAACAGAACAAAgatttgatgaatttttaaatatggtatgAACAGGATTAGGTGTTAATTTTCTTGGTGTTAGCAACTGTTAAGAATTCTTCTTCTGTTGGTCTATAAATCAGTGATTTACAAAGAGCACCCTGTAAATATTAAACATGGAACACAAATGTATGTTCTGCTCTACAGTTTATTGTGAGTAAAGTTAATAAACTTAAAATTGCAACTCCTTTGAAGATTAAAAGAGTGTGAAGGATTGCCATATTCTTTCCTCAAGTGATTTgaattcataatattaataaaattagtctCAACATTGCTGTGGCATTTGGTACCATTGAACTACTTCCTACATCCTTTAAAATCATCTCTTTTAGCATCATGTCACGATACTCTCCTTCTCCTAGATCTGTCAACTGATAGTTCCTTCTTTGCTGTAGCACTCCtgttctcttctcctcctccattcTGCTCCAAGAGTCTGTTCTAAGTTCACTCTGCAGGATCTCTTGACAAGCTCACCCAACTCTATAAGCTCATCACTAAATAATGGCTTTACTCATTTATAAGTAGGTGGCATTAAAATGACTGGGCCTCAACTTTCTCTCCAGCCTCAGTATCTGAATGTGTATATTCCCAATTCAGTGTGCCATTCTCGTGATGAGAATTTACAATTTAGTAATCTAAAAGGACCACCCAATAAAGTACGGAATTGTCCTTCTCCAGCTGCAGAAGAGGAAGGTAATGGATTCCCAGGCACAGTAAAGAGTTGTGGAGAATCCCCTGCAGGCCTGGGCCGAGCTGGTTTATGGTACTCTCTCTTTGATGCTAAAATTACACATTGACTAACATCAGTCTCTTTACAGATTTTGGAGGattttaacaagaaaacaaatgttaaacATACATTCTTACCTCTATCGAGAAtttcaatctcttttcttttcatcttgcaaacaaattttttttgtagccTTCTTATTTCAGATTCCTTTTCTTCCAGTCGTTCTTTTGAAGATGCCACTTCAtcctataaattataaattcattttaaaacagtAGATTATGACTAAAAGAGAATATTCAGAAAGCATCTGAGCTCTTTAAATCAATAATtagattttacagatgaagcaacaATCTACAAGAATTCAGACACAAACATCTGAAATCAGGGGCAATGAGAAGCAGGAAGCAAGACTATTAATAGAAGTCCAATTAATAATAGtcatgctttatttatttcaagtttcgttgtgatcaaattaaaaatagatcttttACAGTGTAATTAAGACCAAGAGAGCCCTAAAGATTAAATCTCATGTTAAATACTAAAAaacaatatgtgtatatatatatatatataagttaaTCAAGGAAGATAATCAAATTAGATATTCAGTgtcatgaaagcaaaataaatccaaattggAAGAGACTTTCTTGACATTCACTCAGCGTTTCAAGATAGCACTCATGCTCCTTGGACAAGCAGAGAGCTTACGTAGTGGGTATAGTAGCAAGTCATGACCAACTTTAGCCAAATCTCAGAACTAAATAATTCATCTTCATCACTAAGATGAAAGAACAGAATCTCctaaaatcaatgggaaaaaatacatttaggaaaCACACTTTTaagtcctctttttattttttaactacgCAACTGTAAAAGATTCCAAGTCCATTGACCTActtattaatgttttaatgtcAGTTTTACTTTAGTAAAGAATTAGCTTTAGCAAATTTAACTTTTGTTGGCTGCatttaacatgaaaaatagaGTTATGCAATGATAATAGGTATATCTTTATATTCAATAACCCATTTCATTTTCAGAGGTTTCTAAAGATATTTATTACACATGATACTATGTGAAAACATAGCTCTCCAAAAACGTtaggctgacttacagcaagagTGGACGACAAGTACAAGAAATTTTCAGTAGCACTAGCAAAAAGTACTGCCCTTTTCTCACAGTACTGTTTCTAAGCAGTAATTTTTATTCACTGCCATGATATAGTAAAGTGCTGTATATTTATTTACCTTCAAGTAAGTTGCTAAGGAGAAAAGCTGTCTCTGCTGTTGATATGCAAGAGAATTCTTTCAGAGGTGAGCTTCTACAATTATTTTACCATGGTTGGGTCTCAGATAGTCTAAGACTGTtagatttaatttataaattaatacttttattcacctgcttattatttttcactatttcatATCTTTCTGAAAACAATATTAGGGATCACGCCATCCCTTTAATCAgcttgaaatgtatttttcctaAACAGGTGACGCACATACAAAATGAATGCACACACCACTAAAACCACCATCACAGCAAAACGACACAAGACAGAAAGCAACAGGCCGTGGATCCCATGACCCAAGTCTTCTGCCCCATCAGTGACTCCCATTTTTGTTCCATCTGTTGATTTTCTCCCATTTTCGTTCCGTCTGCTGACCCACCTTGATTTTCATGCTAGAAAGCTTGGCCATTCAAGACTGgtacagacagagacagaggagtGAAAGCAAACtatagatattaatagaaaaagacaaGCTAAAGAACCAAGAGAATAGCATCAGTTTAGAAAGGAGGTTGGCTGTCACTTACAGAAATGACAGGTTATGTTCTGTCACATTAGTTAAGCCCTGGTTTTTATTCAGAACACCAGTGTTTAAATTCAAGAAGCTTCCCAGCTTCGGGGAAAACTTCATTCACTTACAAAATACCTTCTTCCTCATATATTaagcagaaaacatattttacttatattactGGTTATACATGAGTAGtagaaccatttttttaaatcttttaaccaGTGAGAAAACTTACTTTGGTTGATTTAAGCTTTTTTTCGTACTCAGTTCTTTCACTGTCCATTTCACTGACTTTTAACCTCGAATCATTGACCTCCTGAATTAGCCTCTGtccaaaaagaaacaaggaaatacaTTAGGAAAGTGGTAACACAGTTATCTATTCCAAAATAGCAGCTTGGAAATCTAAAGAAGTCAATGGCGCCTAGGTTAAAGTTGTATGAATTAGATGAGACAAATGGAAATGAACGTATCCCTTAAGAACCAACACATCTTTCCATTTAAAACACTGCTTTAAATCCCCAATGCCCTGCTCTAAAGTGAGGGgcttatgaaaataaaaggtgACTATAATTTTGATTAAGAAAGGTAGCTTAATATCTGACTTACTATGATCTATCAGATATTTCTAGACTAAAATTGACTACACGAACTCCGTCTTTTAAAATAAGCCACATTCTTTAGTAATGCCATTTACCTTTAGGGCTTTTTCAGTGATATATgggtatttataaaaatattttttataattttttcatttgtctaCAAAAATACAGATTGCTTATCAACCCAGTCTGGGAGAATGGAGTAAAATTTGAATCCTTTAAACCAGATTTTCCACTTGAAGGTGGATGAGGGCCTATAGTTTACACATATATTCAGTATTATactacaattttatatttgtagaatgaaagagaaagcaatCCTGATGTTTTCATAATACAATACAATTTGACACCTTTCCTATAGCCACTTCTTACAACAGACTAATTTACTTGTAAAACTTGCCTAAATATTCTAAGGAGTAGTCTCGTATTTATGGCCAGAGCCTAGAAAGTAGGAAAAGGAAATTAGAGTGCTAAACAGTAACAACTCCTCCAAAAGAGAAGCTCAAATATTCTGTGCAGGAGGCCATTTTTTTATCATAAGCAACAACAATCCCTCTAATGGTGAATATGTTTGGCTCCTCTCTTTTTACAAGAGGCCACTAATTCATAAACTACATAATAGAATTATACAAgcgtgcaaaaaaaaaaaaaaaaaaaaaaccagaacaatactataaaaagtaaaactttgtgAACAGGGATTATTCTAAACTTCCAAGTGTAATAATTAAAGTTCACAAACACTAGGAAAGGGACGCTACAATGAAATACACTTCCCAGCAAACCCACAGGCTTTTATATTGTGATCTCTTGTAAAGTGGGGAAAAGTACTACCTACCATTATTATGTAATTACTccttaataattatatttcaataacagaaaaatctattttctccttttatgaaTGAGGTCAAGAACTGTTTCACATgattcaataacattttatttgtgattcCTTATCTAACAGCTCAggattcaagtttttaaaataagccagTTTCTCTCACTTATTTAAATGAATCATTTCTGCATGATATGACTCCTTAGTGATCTCCCTTCATCAATATGGGGTATGTGGATGTATATTTACAAGGTGTCCCAAAGGTCTCcacacatagggaaaatgggaaatcgTAGCTGTatgtttatttacaaaatagccattacacaattttataaaatttttcctttgtatggcaactccacataaatatatagttataCTTTACCACTTTCAGAAATAGTGacaatttgcaaagaaaaaacaactgaAGAAAATGGAGTTACAAACTGGTatccttttcctattttaaaaaaactacctcattatcttttgcagcaacactTTAAACATGAATCCAGATTTTCacgctgaaaaaaaaaaaaaaaaaatcttctcttccCGTGACAACTCAGGCTGGAAAATCTGGAAATAGCACCTTCATGTGAaacttttaacaataaaatacaaattattttaattaatttcttatcaaaagttcagttctttaaaaaagaaaatccctattAAGTTTCCCTTTTCCGAGAACTCTTCAGAGCTCCCAAGGAACTCCATCTCTGACATGTGTGTTCTCACCAGAAGGGGGCAGTGGTGAGCGATGCTAACCATCTCCCATCTATAATAACTGAGACAGGCAAGTCCTGAATTTTCCAAGGTTTAAAGACTTTTATTCCTAATCCTTTGCAAATGCCTATACTTCTTCCTCGCGGCAATATTTTCTTAcaaattaatatcaaaataatcGAAAATTCTAAGacaaagttaaatattttgaattcaggAAATATCCAgggaaatattttgcttttatgaagGAAAGAATAACAGGAACATAATAATATTCAATTCAGTTTTAATTCTGagcactattttaattatttttatatataacatcaCAAAGTTTATCAACTCTTCCATAATCTCCCAGTACATGCGTACTATGTTTTACCAATAGcattgaatttttattagaaaatgatcAGGCATTGAGTTTACTGGAAGTTTGATGACAAGATCACTTTGCATGTGATTGGGAATGCATGGGAAAGTAAGGAAGCAGTGGGGGAAAAGTTTGATACAAACGGCAGCCAAACTCAAGGGATGTAAATATTACTCTGGAGTCTTACccctcaaaaaaaacccaaaaacatttGGTTACCATCTTGTACCCAAGTTAAACTAACAACAGTCATGCAGGCTAAGACTTCCCCTAGACCTTGCGTGCACACGGAGAAAGGCCACCTCTGTGCCCATCTACCGTAATTTCTTCCCTGCAGCAGAGCTAGCCCCACTGCCCTGTTGTTTATCTGTTGACTGAGTTCTACTACTGCCTTTTATAGCAACTAAGGGATCAGGGAACgacaaaaaagaggagaaagaggaaaacatcagagcagatttttaaagaaagcacaaaagcaagaattttaaaactgagtAACTTTCTAAGTCTTATATTAAGAGCTCCTGTctcgaggatcgcttgagctcaggagtttgaggttgctgtgagctaggctgacgccacggcactcactctagcctgggcaacagagtgagactctgtctcaaaaaaaaaaaaaaaaaaaaaaagagctcctGTCTCAATCAGATGAGAAACATGCTCATATAGGTGATTGACAAAGAGCTTTAAGATTAAAACATGAACCCAGTAAGAGATTTCCTTTTGCTTGGGGAGGAAGCAAGACATATACCAAGACTTCCCATTACAGTTGGATTTTGACagaaaatttgattttgaaaatagcAATGGAGTAAACCTCATTATCTCCAACTCTATAAAGACCTTTCATAGAGTGGATAATATAGGTAATGTGCCCGGTATCATGATGGCATACAGTcagcataaaataaatgtctgaGATAAAGATAGAGAGGAAGAATAAAgcatttcctctcctctctccttcttggTATCCATCT is a window from the Eulemur rufifrons isolate Redbay chromosome 16, OSU_ERuf_1, whole genome shotgun sequence genome containing:
- the LOC138396859 gene encoding LOW QUALITY PROTEIN: liprin-beta-1-like (The sequence of the model RefSeq protein was modified relative to this genomic sequence to represent the inferred CDS: inserted 1 base in 1 codon) encodes the protein MMSDESDMLASASEKMNGIRADSKALEYSNGFXDCLSSTSLFTGSLQALHLVEDLSGLLEGMETDEKEGLRCQIPHSTAEVLVQWLQNPMTNGHLPGNGDMYQERLARLENNTESFIHQISVLAGQLEAQREKIRDLELCVQEHREKLNATEEMLLQELLSRTSFKTERLHLLAEICDLKLKVMAVEKDKVDYEDRFRDIERLIQEVNDSRLKVSEMDSERTEYEKKLKSTKDEVASSKERLEEKESEIRRLQKKFVCKMKRKEIEILDRGKNVCLTFVFLLKSSKICKETDVSQCVILASKREYHKPARPRPAGDSPQLFTVPGNPLPSSSAAGEGQFPDTEMETAEHLDLAAFSKQKASRGNSTSLGSPPSQDSKKKFRAMIVPLKQDDGKEYVCAVELRQASGSASKKASGTGLDMHLCDKGDLDWLEPMENSEGTVRQMDAFSEGIDNLTPLLKEDDMFKDFAAHSPSASLTDRLRCLTPAPGPLSMRV